The following coding sequences are from one Mytilus trossulus isolate FHL-02 chromosome 8, PNRI_Mtr1.1.1.hap1, whole genome shotgun sequence window:
- the LOC134727721 gene encoding uncharacterized protein LOC134727721 gives MNPDVFEDTDFAPSYVTDRPMQTSSDDLTQIEQMSDESPPAVPNSNTNEKESNDNQTGEADEQHEEEKSNEEQDKTDTLQSSDPNEESNFQKYLQERQRVLDKVSIAHYSATVRETAAGHQDHQKKTAKSFDTSEERPFSKEPPLKNPRITSSRKRKTDILNDTPEKNAHEEEEKRKCQKQQ, from the exons ATGAATCCTGATGTTTTTGAAGATACTGACTTCGCACCTTCATATGTAACAGACAGACCAATGCAAACCAGTTCTGATGACTTGACACAAATAGAACAAATGAGCGACGAATCTCCACCCGCTGTGCCGAATagtaatacaaatgaaaaagagtCAAATGATAATCAAACAGGAGAAGCCGACGAGCAACACGAggaagaaaaatcaaatgaagaaCAAGACAAAACAGATACTTTACAATCAAGTGACCCTAACGAGGAatctaattttcaaaaatatcttcagGAACGACAACGAGTTCTA GACAAGGTGTCAATAGCACATTACAGTGCTACAGTCCGAGAGACAGCAGCAGGTCATCAGGATCACCAAAAGAAAACAGCAAAATCATTTGACACAAGCGAGGAACGACCATTCTCCAAAGAACCTCCATTGAAAAACCCTAGAATAACTTCAAGTAGAAAGAGAAAGACTGATATTCTCAACGATACACCAGAAAAGAACGCACATGAAGaggaagaaaaaagaaaatgtcagaAACAGCAATAG